Proteins from a genomic interval of Streptomyces fodineus:
- a CDS encoding GlxA family transcriptional regulator — protein MPSPRLQRVAVLVLEGAKPLDVGIPAQVFTTRASMPYEVRVCGAAPGLVTGGDGLSYHVAHGLEALAWADIVFIPGYRFPDREDPPRPVVDALLAAHARGTRLAAISTGAFALAATGLLDGKRATTHWHYSRALAQKHPLVQVDENVLFVDEGSVLTSAGAASGIDLCLHILRKDLGVAVSNHAARRLVAAPYRSGGQAQYVPRSVPESLGERFAATREWALHRLGEPLTLTVLARHAAVSPRTFSRRFVEDTGYTPMQWVMRARVDLARELLERSERSIEQIAADVGLGTGTNLRTHFQQILGTTPSEYRRTFTQGE, from the coding sequence GTGCCGTCCCCCCGCCTGCAACGCGTCGCCGTCCTCGTGCTCGAAGGTGCCAAGCCGCTGGACGTCGGGATTCCCGCGCAGGTGTTCACCACGCGGGCGAGCATGCCGTACGAGGTGCGGGTGTGCGGGGCGGCGCCCGGGCTCGTCACGGGCGGGGACGGGCTGTCGTACCACGTCGCCCATGGCCTGGAGGCGCTCGCGTGGGCCGACATCGTCTTCATTCCCGGGTACCGGTTTCCGGACCGCGAGGATCCGCCACGCCCCGTCGTCGACGCGCTGCTCGCCGCCCACGCCCGGGGCACGCGGCTCGCCGCCATCTCCACAGGGGCCTTCGCGCTCGCGGCCACGGGCCTGCTCGACGGCAAGCGCGCGACGACGCACTGGCACTACTCGCGAGCGCTCGCGCAGAAGCATCCGCTCGTCCAGGTCGACGAGAACGTTCTCTTCGTCGACGAGGGCAGCGTGCTGACCTCGGCCGGCGCCGCCTCCGGCATCGATCTGTGCCTGCACATCCTGCGCAAGGACCTCGGGGTGGCCGTGTCGAACCATGCGGCGCGGCGCCTGGTCGCCGCACCCTACCGCAGCGGAGGCCAGGCCCAGTACGTGCCGCGCAGCGTGCCCGAGTCGCTGGGCGAGCGGTTCGCCGCGACCCGCGAGTGGGCGTTGCACCGCCTCGGCGAGCCCCTCACCCTCACCGTGCTCGCCCGGCATGCCGCGGTCTCGCCGCGCACGTTCTCCCGGCGCTTCGTCGAGGACACCGGGTACACCCCGATGCAGTGGGTCATGCGTGCCCGCGTCGACCTGGCCAGGGAACTGCTGGAGCGTTCGGAGCGCAGCATCGAGCAGATCGCCGCCGACGTCGGTCTCGGCACCGGCACGAACCTGCGAACCCACTTCCAGCAGATCCTCGGCACCACCCCCAGCGAATACCGGCGTACCTTCACCCAGGGCGAGTAG
- the argG gene encoding argininosuccinate synthase: protein MSKVLTSLPVGERVGIAFSGGLDTSVAVAWMRDKGAIPCTYTADIGQYDEPDIASVPGRAATYGAEIARLVDCRAALVEEGLAALACGAFHIRSGGRAYFNTTPLGRAVTGTLLVRAMLEDDVQIWGDGSTFKGNDIERFYRYGLLANPHLRIYKPWLDSDFVTELGGRKEMSEWLLAHGLPYRDSTEKAYSTDANIWGATHEAKTLEHLDNGVETVEPIMGARFWDPTVEILAEDVTIGFDQGRPVTINGKEFASPVELVMEANAIGGRHGLGMSDQIENRIIEAKSRGIYEAPGMALLHAAYERLVNAIHNEDTLAQYHTEGRRLGRLMYEGRWLDPQALMIRESLQRWVGVAVTGEVTLRLRRGEDYSILDTTGPAFSYHPDKLSMERTDDSAFGPSDRIGQLTMRNLDIADSRARLEQYAGLGMVGTEHPALIGAAQAAATGLIGAMPSGGAEAIASRGEVSEEDEALDRAAMESGTD, encoded by the coding sequence ATGTCCAAGGTCCTCACTTCCCTTCCGGTCGGCGAGCGCGTCGGCATCGCCTTCTCCGGCGGCCTCGACACGTCGGTCGCCGTCGCCTGGATGCGCGACAAGGGCGCCATCCCGTGCACCTACACCGCCGACATCGGCCAGTACGACGAGCCCGACATCGCCTCGGTGCCGGGCCGTGCGGCGACCTACGGAGCCGAGATCGCGCGCCTGGTCGACTGCCGTGCGGCCCTGGTCGAGGAGGGGCTGGCCGCACTCGCCTGCGGCGCGTTCCACATCCGCTCGGGCGGCCGTGCCTACTTCAACACCACGCCCCTCGGCCGCGCCGTCACCGGCACCCTCCTGGTCCGGGCGATGCTCGAGGACGACGTACAGATCTGGGGCGACGGCTCGACGTTCAAGGGCAACGACATCGAGCGGTTCTACCGCTACGGCCTGCTCGCCAACCCGCACCTGCGGATCTACAAGCCCTGGCTGGACTCCGACTTCGTGACCGAGCTGGGCGGCCGCAAGGAGATGTCCGAGTGGCTGCTCGCGCACGGGCTGCCGTACCGCGACAGCACCGAGAAGGCGTACTCGACGGACGCCAACATCTGGGGCGCCACCCACGAGGCCAAGACCCTGGAGCACCTGGACAACGGCGTGGAGACCGTCGAGCCGATCATGGGCGCCCGGTTCTGGGACCCCACCGTCGAGATCCTCGCCGAGGACGTGACGATCGGCTTCGACCAGGGCCGCCCGGTGACGATCAACGGCAAGGAGTTCGCCTCGCCGGTCGAGCTGGTCATGGAGGCGAACGCCATCGGAGGCCGGCACGGCCTCGGCATGTCGGACCAGATCGAGAACCGGATCATCGAGGCCAAGAGCCGCGGCATCTACGAGGCGCCCGGCATGGCCCTGCTGCACGCGGCCTACGAGCGCCTGGTCAACGCGATCCACAACGAGGACACCCTCGCCCAGTACCACACCGAGGGCCGCAGGCTCGGCCGGCTCATGTACGAGGGCCGCTGGCTGGACCCGCAGGCGCTGATGATCCGCGAGTCGCTGCAGCGCTGGGTCGGTGTTGCGGTCACCGGCGAGGTCACGCTGCGGCTGCGGCGCGGCGAGGACTACTCGATCCTCGACACCACGGGCCCGGCGTTCAGCTACCACCCGGACAAGCTGTCCATGGAACGCACCGACGACTCCGCCTTCGGCCCGTCGGACCGCATCGGCCAGCTCACCATGCGCAACCTCGACATCGCCGACTCCCGCGCGCGCCTGGAGCAGTACGCGGGCCTCGGCATGGTCGGCACCGAGCACCCGGCGCTGATCGGCGCCGCCCAGGCCGCCGCCACCGGTCTGATCGGCGCCATGCCCTCCGGCGGCGCCGAGGCGATCGCCTCCCGCGGCGAGGTCTCGGAGGAGGACGAGGCCCTGGACCGCGCCGCGATGGAGTCCGGCACGGACTGA
- a CDS encoding DUF427 domain-containing protein: MADPTTAPSLRTTPEGLVWEPSERWVRGRTGEVTVVDSRHPVLVWEPGVPVPLYAFPRAEVREDLLRPAKHPPTGAHTGSTLFYDLEVGGELLGNAAWTFPAEDLAGHIAFEWSRRTGRGLDHWYEEEEEIFVHPRDPHKRVDAIPSSRHVVVEIGGRVVADTRRPVLLFETGLPTRYYVPREDVRLGLFRPTEHHTGCPYKGTAEYWSWHGERDEESEADVPPDVVWSYPEPLPAVAAIKGLLAFYNEAVDITVDGERLERPVTHFTRTAR, encoded by the coding sequence ATGGCCGACCCCACCACCGCCCCGTCGCTACGAACCACACCCGAAGGCCTTGTCTGGGAACCCAGCGAACGCTGGGTACGGGGCCGCACAGGCGAGGTCACCGTCGTCGACAGCCGCCACCCGGTGCTCGTGTGGGAGCCCGGCGTCCCCGTGCCGCTGTACGCCTTCCCGCGCGCGGAGGTCCGCGAGGACCTGCTGCGCCCCGCGAAGCACCCGCCGACCGGAGCCCATACCGGATCGACGCTGTTCTACGACCTCGAAGTGGGCGGCGAGCTGCTGGGGAACGCGGCCTGGACGTTTCCCGCCGAGGACCTGGCCGGCCACATCGCCTTCGAATGGTCCCGGCGCACCGGCAGGGGGCTGGACCACTGGTACGAGGAGGAAGAGGAGATCTTCGTCCACCCCCGCGACCCGCACAAACGGGTCGACGCCATCCCCAGCAGCCGGCACGTCGTCGTCGAGATCGGCGGCAGGGTCGTCGCCGACACCCGCCGCCCGGTGCTGCTCTTCGAGACCGGTCTGCCCACGCGCTACTACGTCCCGCGCGAGGACGTCCGCCTCGGCCTGTTCCGCCCCACCGAGCACCACACCGGCTGCCCCTACAAGGGCACGGCCGAGTACTGGTCCTGGCACGGTGAGCGCGACGAGGAGAGTGAGGCGGACGTCCCGCCCGACGTCGTATGGAGCTATCCCGAGCCGCTGCCCGCGGTGGCCGCGATCAAGGGACTGCTGGCGTTCTACAACGAGGCCGTCGACATCACGGTGGACGGTGAACGCCTCGAACGGCCGGTCACGCACTTCACCCGGACAGCTCGATGA
- a CDS encoding YciI family protein codes for MEFLCYHRDRPGSLPLRDELLERHWAYMDQYAMEMIARGPTLAADDETPTGSVHILDLPDSAAARAFAFDEPNYQAGVYRDVLLRRWRNTLGRTMWDFPGGRTGGNRYLVLGLGAAQPSDAVRDVPPPDRDELIAYGPLLSDDGATWLGTAALLRAPDPDAARAVLTADRYADVEVHAWTFGGRQ; via the coding sequence ATGGAGTTCCTCTGCTACCACCGTGATCGGCCCGGCTCCTTGCCCCTGCGCGATGAGCTGCTGGAACGGCACTGGGCCTACATGGACCAGTACGCCATGGAGATGATCGCCCGCGGCCCGACCCTGGCCGCCGACGACGAGACGCCCACCGGCAGCGTGCACATCCTCGACCTGCCGGACTCCGCGGCGGCGCGGGCCTTCGCCTTCGACGAACCCAACTACCAGGCCGGCGTGTACCGGGACGTACTGCTGCGCCGCTGGCGCAACACGCTGGGGCGCACCATGTGGGACTTCCCCGGGGGCCGGACCGGCGGCAACCGGTATCTGGTGCTCGGCCTCGGCGCCGCGCAGCCGTCCGACGCCGTCCGCGACGTGCCGCCGCCGGACCGGGACGAGCTGATCGCGTACGGACCGCTGCTCTCCGACGACGGCGCCACCTGGCTCGGCACGGCGGCACTGCTCCGGGCGCCCGACCCGGACGCGGCACGAGCCGTGCTGACCGCGGACCGGTACGCGGACGTCGAGGTCCATGCCTGGACGTTCGGCGGCCGACAGTGA
- a CDS encoding penicillin-binding transpeptidase domain-containing protein — MNRAVKIGLAGTCTALLALGGIGTYNILHSLASGSAGDDSSQDARGFDPSALSSTPPSDAEALKLTRAFLDNWAQRHLDGAGGATDVPDTAAQALRGYTDGLHLKKLSFDHIVAAGPSSVTAGAAKVTFDVTAQVAGGTWSYPSAVAVLKSTNGRLAVHWNNSVLYPGLGEGQSLTAGKLPAEPGDTKVVASDGKTDLSRFASLRDIAATIGKNAKPTGGTPGTGVAVVDGSGAGVKTLKAFTKGRPAVVGTTIDAGLQRVAEQAVKDAHLQQKPAGTVALDWRNGHILALAHTGDDGDIAINGIKSPGSTMKIITSAALFDKAGLTPNSPAPCTDSLTANSQLFHNDSGVRANPGSSLAQAFTVSCNTSFIKDGFHYLVHDGDSSALNDEAVNVFGMGNWSIGGGIATTDPSIPPDVQGGDQAAQFIGQGKVTATPLFMASVAATVRNAGFEQPIILPAQHQEAAARPISARTAGYLQSMMRGVATGGTAAPRLGGLAGVGAKTGTAEEGDHTNGWLTAYDSRIAVAALVEGGSSGVDSAGYVVRQLLTGG; from the coding sequence ATGAACAGAGCTGTGAAGATCGGCCTGGCCGGTACATGCACCGCGCTGCTCGCCCTCGGGGGAATCGGTACCTACAACATCCTGCACAGCCTGGCCTCCGGGTCGGCGGGTGACGACAGTTCCCAGGACGCGCGCGGTTTCGACCCCTCGGCGCTGTCGAGCACGCCCCCGTCGGACGCCGAGGCGCTGAAGCTGACCCGTGCGTTCCTGGACAACTGGGCCCAGCGGCACCTGGACGGCGCGGGCGGCGCCACCGACGTACCGGACACCGCCGCGCAGGCACTGCGCGGCTACACCGACGGCCTGCACCTGAAGAAGCTGTCGTTCGATCACATCGTTGCGGCAGGACCCTCGTCGGTGACGGCGGGAGCCGCGAAGGTCACCTTCGACGTCACCGCACAGGTCGCGGGCGGCACCTGGAGCTACCCGAGCGCGGTGGCGGTGCTGAAGAGCACGAACGGCCGGCTTGCGGTCCACTGGAACAACTCGGTGCTGTATCCGGGCCTCGGCGAGGGCCAGTCGCTGACCGCGGGCAAGCTGCCGGCCGAACCGGGCGATACAAAGGTCGTCGCGAGCGACGGTAAGACCGACCTGTCCCGTTTCGCGTCGCTGCGGGACATCGCGGCGACGATCGGCAAGAACGCCAAGCCCACGGGCGGCACCCCCGGAACGGGTGTGGCCGTGGTCGACGGTTCAGGGGCGGGAGTGAAGACGCTGAAGGCCTTCACCAAGGGCCGCCCGGCGGTCGTGGGGACGACCATCGACGCGGGCCTGCAGAGGGTGGCCGAGCAGGCGGTGAAGGACGCTCACCTGCAGCAGAAACCCGCCGGGACCGTGGCGCTCGACTGGCGCAACGGCCACATCCTCGCGCTCGCGCACACGGGCGACGACGGCGACATCGCCATCAACGGCATCAAGTCGCCCGGCTCCACGATGAAGATCATCACCTCGGCGGCCCTCTTCGACAAGGCGGGCCTCACCCCGAACAGCCCGGCGCCGTGCACGGACTCGCTGACGGCCAACAGCCAGCTGTTCCACAACGACTCCGGCGTGCGGGCCAACCCCGGCTCCTCCCTCGCCCAGGCGTTCACCGTGTCGTGCAACACCTCCTTCATCAAGGACGGTTTCCACTACCTGGTGCACGACGGCGACTCCTCGGCCCTGAACGACGAGGCGGTGAACGTCTTCGGCATGGGCAACTGGTCCATCGGCGGCGGGATCGCCACCACCGACCCGAGCATCCCGCCGGACGTCCAGGGCGGCGACCAGGCGGCCCAGTTCATCGGCCAGGGCAAGGTCACCGCCACGCCGCTGTTCATGGCGTCCGTGGCGGCCACCGTCCGCAACGCCGGGTTCGAGCAGCCGATCATCTTGCCGGCACAGCACCAGGAAGCCGCGGCCCGGCCCATCTCCGCCCGCACGGCCGGCTATCTGCAGTCGATGATGCGCGGCGTCGCCACCGGCGGTACGGCGGCTCCGCGCCTGGGCGGCCTCGCGGGCGTCGGCGCCAAGACCGGCACCGCGGAGGAGGGCGACCACACCAACGGCTGGCTGACCGCCTACGACTCCCGCATCGCGGTGGCGGCGCTGGTCGAGGGCGGCAGCTCCGGTGTGGACTCCGCGGGGTACGTCGTACGACAGCTGCTGACCGGGGGCTGA
- a CDS encoding TetR/AcrR family transcriptional regulator: MGRWEPDARGRLAKAALALYAEHGYEQTTVAEIAKRAGLTERTFFRHYADKREVLFAGAGELEELFVRAVAGAPESAAPLDALTVGLDAVAEMFADRREFARRRQAVITANAELQERELIKLASMTAALTGTLRGRGVAEPTASLAAEAAVAVFKVTFERWIAPDEERTMQQLTRESLAELKAVTSVV; encoded by the coding sequence ATGGGTAGATGGGAGCCGGACGCGCGCGGACGCCTGGCCAAGGCCGCACTGGCGCTCTACGCCGAGCACGGGTACGAACAGACCACCGTGGCGGAGATCGCCAAGCGGGCCGGGCTCACGGAGCGGACCTTCTTCCGGCACTACGCCGACAAGCGCGAGGTGCTCTTCGCCGGCGCCGGTGAACTGGAGGAGCTGTTCGTGCGGGCGGTCGCCGGCGCCCCGGAGTCCGCCGCGCCGCTCGACGCGCTGACGGTCGGGCTGGACGCCGTCGCCGAGATGTTCGCCGACCGGCGGGAGTTCGCGCGCCGGCGGCAGGCCGTGATCACGGCGAACGCGGAACTCCAGGAGCGCGAGCTGATCAAGCTCGCCTCGATGACGGCCGCGCTCACGGGCACCCTGCGCGGCCGCGGTGTCGCGGAGCCGACCGCGAGCCTGGCCGCCGAGGCGGCGGTCGCCGTCTTCAAGGTGACCTTCGAGCGCTGGATCGCGCCGGACGAGGAACGCACGATGCAGCAGCTGACCCGGGAGTCCCTGGCCGAACTCAAGGCCGTGACCTCGGTCGTATAG